In a genomic window of Amycolatopsis japonica:
- a CDS encoding GNAT family N-acetyltransferase, producing MTLRPATSADADAVAKIWYHGWQDGHLGNVPDALVRLRTRDSFWTRAAERVADTTVAVLGDAVAGFVMVVGDEVEQVYVSSDHRGSGVAGALLVEAERLVRAGGHSRAWLAVVPGNARARRFYERCGWVDEGEFDNQVAGPDGVVSAPCLRYAKPLV from the coding sequence ATGACCCTTCGACCGGCTACATCCGCGGACGCCGACGCCGTCGCGAAGATCTGGTACCACGGCTGGCAGGACGGCCATCTCGGCAACGTGCCCGACGCACTTGTCCGGCTCCGCACCCGCGATTCTTTCTGGACCCGGGCAGCGGAACGCGTCGCCGATACGACCGTCGCCGTGCTGGGCGACGCGGTGGCGGGTTTCGTGATGGTCGTCGGCGATGAGGTCGAACAGGTCTATGTTTCGTCGGACCATCGCGGGAGCGGAGTTGCGGGGGCGCTGCTCGTTGAAGCCGAACGGCTGGTGCGCGCGGGTGGGCATTCCCGCGCTTGGCTCGCGGTGGTGCCGGGGAATGCGCGGGCTCGGCGGTTTTACGAACGGTGCGGATGGGTCGATGAGGGCGAGTTCGACAATCAGGTGGCCGGGCCGGATGGAGTGGTTTCCGCACCCTGCCTGCGCTACGCGAAGCCTCTCGTTTGA
- a CDS encoding DsbA family protein — protein sequence MKLIYVFDAYCGWSYGFARTMADVAHRHPDLPVEVVSGGLFLGGRRVPIRQFGYVQGANAEITRRTGAPFGESYERLIADGEFVMDSEAAACGMAALREVAPDRAVRLAALLQEAFYLDGLSLSEVSTYRVVAQRAGLDADAVEAALDRVSAADDFRRARELGVTGYPTLLADLPGERIVTLVAGNASADEVERRIGALVS from the coding sequence ATGAAGCTCATCTATGTCTTCGACGCGTACTGCGGCTGGTCGTACGGGTTCGCCCGCACCATGGCCGACGTCGCGCACCGGCATCCGGATCTGCCGGTCGAAGTGGTTTCCGGCGGCCTGTTCCTCGGCGGGCGCCGGGTGCCGATCCGGCAGTTCGGCTACGTCCAGGGAGCCAACGCCGAGATCACCCGCCGCACCGGCGCGCCGTTCGGGGAAAGCTACGAACGGCTGATCGCGGACGGCGAGTTCGTCATGGACTCCGAGGCCGCCGCCTGCGGGATGGCGGCGTTGCGCGAGGTCGCGCCGGACCGCGCGGTGCGGCTCGCGGCCCTGCTGCAGGAGGCGTTCTATCTCGACGGCCTGAGCCTTTCCGAGGTCTCGACCTATCGCGTGGTCGCGCAGCGAGCGGGCCTGGACGCGGACGCCGTCGAGGCCGCGCTGGACCGCGTTTCCGCGGCGGACGACTTCCGGCGGGCGCGGGAACTGGGCGTCACCGGCTACCCGACCCTGCTGGCCGACTTGCCCGGGGAACGGATCGTGACCCTGGTCGCCGGGAACGCGAGCGCGGACGAGGTGGAACGGCGGATCGGCGCGCTGGTTTCCTAG
- a CDS encoding MarR family winged helix-turn-helix transcriptional regulator, with protein MGITTAKEAAYDPRVLAFGRMMGAANRLEYLLGRALEAECGISHLMFEVLLIVGRSGAAGMSMRAIAQEQVLTTGGATRLVDRMTTLGLVVRSSDSQDRRVQLVRLTAQGEETTVRAARVHVENIQRLFLDPLPADHRDRFAQDLRTLSHSARDALPKLR; from the coding sequence ATGGGCATCACCACGGCGAAAGAAGCCGCCTACGACCCGCGCGTGCTCGCCTTCGGCCGGATGATGGGCGCGGCGAACCGGCTCGAATACCTGCTCGGCCGCGCGCTGGAGGCCGAATGCGGGATCTCGCACCTGATGTTCGAAGTCCTCCTGATCGTCGGCAGGTCGGGCGCGGCCGGGATGAGCATGCGCGCGATCGCGCAGGAGCAGGTGCTGACCACCGGCGGCGCGACGCGGCTGGTCGACCGGATGACCACGCTCGGCCTGGTCGTGCGGTCCTCGGATTCGCAGGACCGCCGCGTACAACTCGTCCGGCTGACCGCGCAAGGCGAAGAGACGACCGTGCGGGCCGCGCGGGTGCACGTCGAGAACATCCAGCGGCTCTTCCTCGATCCGCTGCCCGCCGACCACCGCGACCGGTTCGCCCAGGACCTGCGGACGCTGAGCCACTCGGCACGTGACGCACTCCCCAAGCTCCGTTAG
- a CDS encoding PucR family transcriptional regulator — protein MTTVKTLLALPGLRLRVRAGTALLDRPVSRIYVTELPDPGRYVSAGELVLSGLLWWRGPGDSEAFVAALAKAGAAALAASGADSDGIPDDLVEACTRHGIPLLEVPADLSFSVVTERVVLALAAAAEGARKRLLSAATEDASVETLLERARAEIGLPCWVEPAGTGSDLVRRFVAAGGRSLEADDVSVRPVGGRHALPWLLAIGGAPTAAQAEIAEELAGLIGLARTRADEVRAVTDRVLEPLLAALDEGSDPHAALTATGLRGDLRFVVARTEGSEAARGILTELLPSGALVGPAGETTWAVAEDDGEWPEEWPVTVTATLSTVESLLPCRRVLIGISDRSPVSVLRGAKEVARYALAVAAERPGTIEVVPGGEIGMHRLLLAGTPDDLRAALRRRVLGPLLSYDAEQGTDLVHTLRVFLECSGSPTRAARALHVHVNTLRYRIGRASELLGTDLTEFTEQLDVYLALSAGS, from the coding sequence ATGACGACCGTGAAAACTCTGCTGGCGCTGCCAGGCCTGCGCTTGCGCGTGCGCGCCGGGACGGCTCTGCTCGACCGCCCGGTGTCCCGGATCTACGTCACGGAACTACCCGATCCCGGGCGGTACGTGTCGGCGGGCGAACTCGTCCTGAGCGGGTTGCTGTGGTGGCGCGGGCCGGGTGATTCCGAAGCCTTCGTCGCCGCGCTGGCGAAGGCCGGGGCGGCGGCGCTCGCGGCGTCCGGCGCGGATTCCGACGGCATTCCCGACGATCTCGTCGAAGCCTGTACGCGACACGGGATCCCGTTGCTGGAGGTGCCGGCGGACCTGTCGTTCTCGGTCGTCACCGAACGCGTCGTCCTGGCGTTGGCCGCGGCCGCGGAAGGTGCTCGCAAACGTTTGCTTTCAGCGGCGACGGAAGACGCGTCGGTGGAGACGCTGCTGGAGCGGGCGCGCGCCGAGATCGGTCTCCCCTGCTGGGTGGAACCCGCCGGCACGGGGTCGGATCTGGTGCGGCGGTTCGTCGCCGCGGGCGGCCGTTCCCTGGAGGCGGACGACGTCTCGGTCCGGCCGGTCGGAGGCAGACACGCGCTGCCGTGGCTGCTCGCGATCGGCGGCGCGCCGACCGCCGCCCAGGCGGAGATCGCCGAAGAGCTCGCCGGGCTGATCGGGCTCGCGCGCACGCGGGCGGACGAGGTGCGCGCCGTCACCGACAGGGTGCTCGAACCGTTGCTCGCCGCGCTCGACGAAGGAAGCGATCCGCATGCGGCGCTGACCGCGACCGGACTGCGCGGCGATCTGCGGTTCGTCGTCGCGCGCACCGAAGGATCCGAAGCGGCACGCGGCATCCTGACGGAACTCCTGCCATCGGGCGCACTGGTCGGCCCCGCCGGTGAAACCACGTGGGCGGTGGCCGAGGACGACGGCGAGTGGCCGGAAGAGTGGCCCGTCACGGTGACCGCCACACTGTCCACAGTGGAGTCGTTGCTGCCCTGTCGCCGGGTGCTGATCGGGATCAGCGACCGTTCCCCGGTCTCCGTGCTGCGGGGCGCGAAGGAGGTCGCGCGCTACGCGCTGGCCGTGGCGGCGGAACGGCCCGGCACGATCGAGGTCGTCCCCGGCGGCGAGATCGGCATGCACCGGCTGCTGCTGGCGGGTACCCCCGACGACCTGCGGGCGGCGTTGCGGCGCCGGGTGCTGGGCCCGTTGCTGAGCTACGACGCCGAACAGGGCACCGATCTGGTCCACACCCTGCGCGTCTTCCTCGAATGCTCCGGCTCGCCGACGCGGGCCGCGCGGGCGCTGCACGTCCACGTCAACACGTTGCGGTACCGGATCGGGCGCGCGAGCGAACTGCTCGGCACCGATCTGACCGAGTTCACCGAACAGCTCGACGTCTATTTGGCCTTGTCGGCAGGGAGCTGA
- a CDS encoding FAD binding domain-containing protein, with product MDFLRPSSLTEALAVKAERPDAVPIAGGTDVMVELNFDHRRPGALLDLNRVTELAEWTETDGKIRLGASVPYVRVIAELGEVLPALAMASRTVGSPQIRNRGTVGGNLGAASPAGDTHPVLLVLGAEVEAASVRGTRLIPAEEFYLGVKRNALEPDELITAVHLPAEVGPQQFAKVGTRNAMVIAVCSFALALHLDTREIRAAVGSAAPTPRRATAAEEYLGTELPWSTKASLTDSVKRRFGELVAEAASPIDDVRGSADYRKHALSVLARRTLTWAWNDFQKGERECA from the coding sequence GTGGATTTCCTGCGCCCCAGCTCGCTGACCGAGGCGCTCGCCGTCAAGGCCGAGCGACCCGACGCGGTGCCCATCGCGGGCGGTACGGACGTCATGGTGGAGCTCAACTTCGACCACCGCCGCCCCGGCGCGCTGCTCGACCTCAACCGCGTCACCGAACTCGCCGAGTGGACCGAGACCGACGGCAAGATCCGCCTCGGCGCCTCGGTGCCCTACGTCCGGGTGATCGCTGAGCTGGGTGAAGTTCTGCCCGCGTTGGCGATGGCTTCCCGCACCGTCGGCTCGCCCCAGATCCGCAACCGCGGCACGGTCGGCGGCAACCTCGGCGCCGCTTCGCCCGCCGGTGACACGCATCCCGTGCTGCTCGTGCTCGGCGCCGAGGTCGAGGCCGCGTCGGTGCGCGGGACCCGGCTCATCCCGGCCGAGGAGTTCTATCTCGGCGTCAAGCGCAACGCCCTCGAACCCGACGAACTGATCACCGCGGTGCACCTGCCCGCCGAGGTCGGGCCGCAGCAGTTCGCGAAGGTCGGCACGCGTAACGCGATGGTCATCGCGGTCTGCTCGTTCGCGCTGGCGCTGCATCTCGACACCCGCGAGATCCGCGCGGCGGTCGGCTCGGCGGCGCCGACCCCGCGTCGCGCGACCGCGGCGGAGGAGTACCTCGGCACCGAACTTCCCTGGTCCACCAAGGCGTCGCTCACGGATTCGGTCAAACGCCGGTTCGGCGAGCTGGTGGCGGAGGCGGCGTCGCCGATCGACGACGTCCGCGGCAGCGCCGACTACCGCAAGCACGCGTTGTCCGTCCTGGCGCGGCGGACGCTGACCTGGGCGTGGAACGACTTCCAGAAGGGTGAACGCGAGTGCGCGTGA
- a CDS encoding (2Fe-2S)-binding protein, with product MRVNVTINGESRQADDVWEGESLLYVLRERLGLPGSKNACEQGECGSCTVYLDDVPVCSCLVAAGQVEGREVRTVEGLAEGDKLDRVQQSFVDAGAVQCGFCTPGLVVAAHDLLNRVENPADEEIREALAGNLCRCTGYEKILDAVRLAATRGETA from the coding sequence GTGCGCGTGAACGTGACGATCAACGGCGAGTCCCGCCAGGCCGACGACGTCTGGGAGGGCGAAAGCCTGCTGTACGTGCTCCGCGAGCGGCTCGGTCTCCCGGGCTCCAAGAACGCCTGTGAACAGGGCGAATGCGGTTCCTGCACGGTCTACCTCGACGACGTCCCGGTGTGTTCGTGCCTGGTCGCGGCCGGTCAGGTCGAGGGCCGCGAGGTCCGCACGGTCGAGGGGCTCGCCGAGGGCGACAAGCTCGACCGGGTCCAGCAGTCCTTTGTGGACGCGGGTGCCGTCCAGTGTGGCTTCTGCACCCCCGGCCTCGTGGTGGCCGCGCACGATCTGCTCAACCGGGTCGAAAACCCCGCCGACGAGGAGATTCGCGAGGCGCTGGCGGGGAACCTCTGCCGGTGTACCGGATACGAGAAGATCCTCGACGCCGTCCGGTTGGCCGCGACCAGGGGAGAGACCGCGTGA
- a CDS encoding 8-oxoguanine deaminase — protein MKTVIENAAIATVDGAGTEHASGHVVIENDRIAAVGAGKAPDGEYDERVDGSGCLVTPGLINTHHHLYQWATRGLAADHTLFEWLVALYPIWGRLDAEITHAAATAGLTRLATTGCTTVADHHYVFPRDGGDQVEALAAARIRVGVRLHVVRGSMDRGESQGGLPPDNLVEETEAALLGTEAAIDRFHDDSAGAHLQIAAGPCSPFSVSERLMTGAADLARRKGVRLHTHLAETVDEEKQCLAEVGCTPAEYADKLGWLADDVWLAHSIHLAPEAIRRMGATGTGAAHCPTSNGRIGAGIAPVRQLLDAGVPVGLGADGAASNESGGLGEELHQALLQARQRGGPRGLTTREALWMGTMGGARCLGRQQDLGSIEVGKLADLAVWNLNGLNYAGITDPVAALVLGTTPPVERLFVGGATVVDGGALREESEDEIARELAVASARLRETV, from the coding sequence GTGAAGACCGTCATCGAGAACGCCGCGATCGCCACCGTCGACGGCGCGGGCACCGAGCACGCCTCGGGCCACGTCGTCATCGAGAACGACCGCATCGCGGCGGTCGGTGCGGGCAAGGCGCCCGACGGCGAGTACGACGAACGCGTCGACGGCTCCGGCTGCCTGGTCACCCCCGGTCTGATCAACACCCACCACCACCTCTACCAGTGGGCCACGCGCGGTCTCGCCGCCGACCACACGCTCTTCGAATGGCTGGTCGCGCTGTATCCGATCTGGGGCAGGCTCGACGCCGAGATCACGCACGCGGCGGCCACGGCCGGGCTCACCCGGCTCGCGACCACCGGCTGCACCACGGTCGCCGACCATCACTACGTCTTCCCGCGTGACGGCGGCGACCAGGTCGAAGCCCTCGCCGCCGCCCGGATTCGCGTCGGCGTACGGCTGCACGTCGTACGCGGCTCGATGGACCGGGGCGAGTCCCAGGGCGGGCTGCCACCGGACAACCTCGTCGAAGAGACCGAGGCCGCGCTGCTCGGCACCGAGGCCGCGATCGACCGGTTCCACGACGACTCCGCCGGCGCACATCTGCAGATCGCGGCAGGTCCTTGTTCACCGTTCTCGGTGAGCGAGCGGCTGATGACCGGTGCCGCGGATTTGGCGCGCCGCAAGGGGGTCCGGCTCCACACGCACCTCGCCGAGACGGTCGACGAGGAGAAGCAGTGCCTCGCCGAAGTCGGCTGCACCCCGGCGGAATACGCCGACAAACTCGGCTGGCTCGCCGACGACGTCTGGCTCGCGCACTCGATCCACCTCGCCCCGGAGGCGATCAGGCGGATGGGCGCCACCGGCACCGGTGCGGCGCATTGCCCGACCTCCAACGGGCGGATCGGCGCCGGGATCGCCCCGGTGCGGCAGCTGCTCGACGCCGGGGTGCCGGTCGGGCTCGGCGCCGACGGCGCTGCGTCCAACGAATCCGGCGGCCTCGGCGAGGAACTGCACCAGGCGCTGTTGCAGGCGCGGCAGCGCGGTGGACCGCGCGGGCTGACCACGCGCGAGGCGCTGTGGATGGGCACGATGGGCGGTGCGCGCTGCCTCGGCAGGCAGCAGGACCTGGGCTCGATCGAGGTCGGCAAGCTCGCCGACCTCGCGGTCTGGAACCTGAACGGCCTGAACTACGCCGGGATCACCGACCCGGTCGCCGCCTTGGTGCTCGGCACCACTCCGCCGGTCGAGCGGCTGTTCGTCGGCGGCGCGACCGTCGTCGACGGCGGCGCGCTGCGCGAGGAATCCGAAGACGAGATCGCCCGTGAGCTGGCTGTGGCCAGTGCCCGGCTGAGGGAGACGGTATGA
- the pucD gene encoding xanthine dehydrogenase subunit D: MTTTEVSKQTTENGVGSSPRRPDGTVKVRGEFAYSSDLWHEDMLWGATLRSPHPYARITGIDITEALAVQGVYAVLTHEDVPGVNKYGLEHADQPVLAVDVVRYQGEPVALVAADHPETARRAMKRIKVSYEVLEPVTDSEKAAAGEGAELHPGGNVVRYAKIRHGDQSVKADVVVSGVYEVGMQDQAFLGPESGMAIPDTEGGVDLYVATQWLHVDQQQIVAALGLPKDKVRLTLGGVGGAFGGREDLSIQVHACLLALHTGKPVKMVYNREESFYGHVHRHPAKMYYEHGADKDGRLVYVKAKLYLDGGAYASSTGAVVANAATLGVGPYNVDSASVDCWGVYTNNPPCGAMRGFGAVQAGFAYESQMDKLAEACGIDPVDIRIRNAMAEGSVMPTGQIVDSAAPVAELLERLRAKPLPVAHEELDLRRMPGGVSNTTHGEGVVRGVGYAVGIKNICFSEGFDDYSTARVRLQLVGGEPAATVHTAACEVGQGLVTIMQQIVRTELGIEQVTILPMDTNIGNGGSTSASRQSYVTGGAVQAACVAVRSGLHKHLAGKLAADGKLNVVANKVVSADGSVLADLADVLGDEVFDETVEWRHRPTAPIDPETGQGNAHVQYGFAAHRAVVDVDTELGLIKVVALDCAQDVGKALNPQAVLGQIQGGSAQGLGLAVMEEIQTDGGKIRNPSFTDYLIPTVLDMPPMDIDVLERPDPNAPYGLRGVGEPPTISSTPAIVAAIRAATGLALPRVPVRPEHLTGT; the protein is encoded by the coding sequence ATGACCACCACTGAAGTCTCCAAGCAGACCACCGAGAACGGCGTGGGGTCGAGCCCCCGGCGGCCCGACGGCACGGTCAAGGTGCGCGGCGAGTTCGCCTACTCCTCGGACCTGTGGCACGAGGACATGTTGTGGGGTGCGACGCTGCGCAGCCCGCATCCGTATGCGCGGATCACCGGTATTGACATCACCGAAGCCCTTGCCGTGCAAGGGGTATACGCGGTGTTGACGCACGAAGACGTGCCCGGCGTGAACAAGTACGGCCTGGAGCACGCGGATCAGCCGGTGCTCGCCGTCGACGTCGTGCGCTACCAGGGCGAGCCGGTCGCGCTCGTCGCCGCGGACCATCCCGAGACCGCGCGCCGCGCGATGAAACGGATCAAGGTCTCCTACGAGGTCCTGGAACCGGTGACGGATTCCGAGAAGGCCGCCGCCGGTGAGGGCGCCGAGCTGCACCCCGGCGGAAACGTCGTGCGCTATGCCAAGATCCGCCACGGCGACCAGTCGGTGAAGGCCGACGTCGTGGTGTCCGGCGTCTACGAGGTCGGCATGCAGGACCAGGCCTTCCTCGGGCCGGAATCGGGAATGGCGATCCCGGACACCGAAGGCGGTGTCGATCTGTACGTCGCCACGCAATGGCTCCACGTCGACCAGCAGCAGATCGTCGCCGCGCTGGGCCTGCCGAAGGACAAGGTCCGGCTGACGCTCGGCGGGGTCGGTGGCGCGTTCGGCGGGCGTGAGGACCTTTCGATCCAGGTCCACGCGTGTTTGCTGGCGCTGCACACCGGCAAGCCGGTCAAGATGGTCTACAACCGCGAGGAATCGTTCTACGGCCACGTGCACCGCCACCCGGCGAAGATGTACTACGAGCACGGCGCGGACAAGGACGGCCGGCTCGTCTACGTGAAGGCGAAGCTGTATCTGGACGGTGGCGCGTACGCGTCGTCCACCGGCGCGGTGGTGGCGAACGCGGCCACGCTCGGCGTCGGTCCGTACAATGTGGACAGTGCGTCGGTCGATTGCTGGGGCGTGTACACCAACAATCCGCCGTGCGGTGCGATGCGTGGTTTCGGCGCGGTACAGGCGGGTTTCGCGTACGAGTCCCAAATGGACAAGCTCGCCGAGGCGTGCGGCATCGACCCGGTGGACATCCGGATCCGCAACGCGATGGCCGAAGGCAGTGTCATGCCCACCGGCCAGATCGTCGACTCGGCCGCCCCGGTCGCAGAACTGCTGGAACGCCTGCGCGCCAAGCCGTTGCCCGTCGCACACGAAGAACTGGACCTGCGCAGGATGCCCGGCGGCGTCTCCAACACCACGCACGGCGAAGGTGTCGTCCGGGGTGTCGGATACGCGGTCGGCATCAAGAACATCTGCTTCTCCGAGGGTTTCGACGACTACTCGACGGCCCGCGTGCGGCTGCAGCTCGTCGGCGGCGAACCCGCGGCGACCGTGCACACCGCGGCCTGCGAGGTCGGCCAGGGCCTGGTGACGATCATGCAGCAGATCGTGCGGACCGAACTTGGCATCGAGCAGGTGACGATCCTGCCGATGGACACCAACATCGGCAACGGCGGTTCGACGTCGGCCTCGCGGCAGAGTTACGTCACCGGCGGCGCCGTACAGGCCGCTTGCGTCGCGGTGCGTTCCGGGCTGCACAAGCACTTGGCCGGCAAACTCGCCGCGGACGGGAAGCTGAACGTCGTCGCGAACAAGGTCGTCTCGGCCGACGGCAGTGTGCTCGCGGACCTCGCCGACGTACTCGGTGACGAGGTCTTCGACGAGACCGTCGAATGGCGGCACCGTCCGACGGCGCCCATCGATCCCGAGACAGGGCAAGGGAACGCGCACGTCCAATACGGCTTCGCGGCACACCGCGCGGTCGTGGACGTCGACACCGAACTCGGCCTGATCAAGGTCGTCGCGCTCGACTGCGCGCAGGACGTCGGCAAGGCGCTGAACCCGCAGGCGGTGCTCGGCCAGATCCAGGGCGGTTCCGCGCAGGGGCTCGGGCTCGCGGTGATGGAGGAGATCCAGACCGACGGCGGGAAGATCCGCAACCCGTCGTTCACCGACTACCTGATCCCGACCGTGCTGGACATGCCGCCGATGGACATCGACGTCCTGGAACGGCCCGACCCCAACGCCCCGTATGGTCTGCGCGGGGTCGGCGAACCGCCGACGATCTCGTCCACCCCGGCGATCGTCGCGGCCATCCGCGCGGCCACCGGGCTCGCGCTGCCCCGTGTCCCGGTGCGTCCCGAACACCTCACCGGCACCTGA
- a CDS encoding nucleoside deaminase, with protein sequence MGTRLSISESDEQKWLAEAVQLATVNVENGGGPFGAMIVRDGSVLATGTNQVTPTLDPTAHAEVVAIRAACQAIGDYKLDGCVLVTSCEPCPLCLSAALWARVGKVVYAADRHDAAEAGFDDREFYDLFSRPRETWSLPVGQLSLPDSFAPFQAWLSKPDKKAY encoded by the coding sequence GTGGGTACCCGTCTGTCCATTTCGGAGTCCGACGAGCAGAAATGGCTCGCCGAGGCCGTCCAGCTGGCCACCGTGAACGTCGAAAACGGCGGCGGCCCGTTCGGCGCGATGATCGTCCGCGACGGTTCGGTGCTGGCCACCGGGACCAACCAGGTGACCCCGACGCTGGACCCGACGGCGCACGCCGAGGTGGTCGCGATCCGCGCGGCCTGCCAGGCGATCGGCGACTACAAACTCGACGGCTGCGTCCTCGTGACCTCCTGCGAGCCTTGTCCGCTCTGCCTTTCCGCCGCGCTCTGGGCGCGTGTCGGCAAGGTCGTCTACGCCGCGGACCGCCACGACGCGGCCGAGGCGGGCTTCGACGATCGCGAATTCTACGACCTCTTTTCCCGCCCGCGCGAGACCTGGTCACTACCCGTCGGCCAACTGTCCCTTCCGGACTCCTTCGCGCCTTTCCAGGCCTGGCTGTCGAAACCCGACAAGAAGGCTTACTAG
- a CDS encoding NCS2 family permease — MTQLGTERPHLPSSEPRRLSGLDRWFKISHRGSTIGREVRGGITTFVAMCYIVLLNPLILGASADITGAKLTTEAITTATALAAGVTTILMGLVGNAPLALAAGLGVNGVVAFQMAPAMTWAQAFGLVVLEGFCIVLMAVSGVRERIINAIPMALKVAITVGIGLYIALVGLVSAGFVTRTPDSAQSTVPVRMGIAGHLEGWPIAIFCLGLLLMIVLVSRGVPGAVLISIAVATGLAVLVNSVFHVEGWGLVEPKVPDQVVAHPDFSLLGDIDLFGGFGSAGAVTAAVFLFTLVLSGFFDAMGTITSVSEEAGLVKNGKVEGMGRILLVDGAGALAGGVTGSAPNTVFLESAAGVGEGARTGLASIVTGGLFTATLFLTPIAAIVPAQAAAPALVVIGGMMMAQCARIPWRDLDFAIPVFLTIALIPFTYSITNGIGAGLVAYVLIKICKGKIREIGWILGILAAVFGVYFGIEGIMSWF, encoded by the coding sequence ATGACCCAATTAGGTACTGAGCGTCCCCACCTGCCCTCGTCCGAGCCGAGGCGGCTGTCCGGGCTCGACCGCTGGTTCAAGATCTCCCATCGCGGCAGCACGATCGGCCGCGAGGTGCGCGGCGGGATCACCACGTTCGTCGCGATGTGTTACATCGTGTTGCTCAACCCGCTCATCCTCGGCGCGTCGGCCGACATCACCGGCGCGAAGCTGACCACCGAGGCGATCACCACCGCGACCGCGCTGGCGGCCGGCGTCACCACGATCCTGATGGGCCTGGTCGGCAACGCGCCGCTGGCGCTCGCGGCGGGCCTCGGCGTGAACGGTGTCGTCGCCTTCCAGATGGCACCGGCGATGACGTGGGCGCAGGCCTTCGGGCTCGTCGTCCTCGAAGGCTTCTGCATCGTGCTGATGGCCGTTTCCGGGGTACGGGAACGGATCATCAACGCGATCCCGATGGCGCTCAAGGTCGCGATCACCGTCGGGATCGGGCTCTACATCGCGCTGGTCGGCCTGGTCAGCGCCGGATTCGTGACCAGGACGCCGGATTCCGCGCAGTCGACGGTGCCGGTGCGGATGGGGATCGCCGGTCACCTCGAAGGCTGGCCGATCGCGATCTTCTGTCTCGGGCTGCTGCTGATGATCGTGCTCGTGAGCCGCGGGGTGCCGGGCGCGGTGCTGATCAGCATCGCGGTCGCGACCGGGCTCGCCGTGCTGGTCAACAGCGTCTTCCACGTCGAAGGCTGGGGCCTGGTCGAACCCAAGGTGCCCGACCAGGTCGTGGCGCATCCCGACTTCAGCCTCCTGGGCGACATCGATCTCTTCGGCGGATTCGGCTCGGCGGGCGCGGTGACCGCGGCGGTCTTCCTGTTCACGCTGGTGCTTTCCGGCTTCTTCGATGCGATGGGCACGATCACGTCGGTCTCGGAGGAGGCGGGCCTGGTCAAGAACGGCAAGGTCGAAGGGATGGGCCGGATCCTGCTGGTCGACGGCGCGGGCGCGCTGGCGGGCGGTGTCACCGGATCGGCGCCGAACACCGTGTTCCTCGAATCGGCGGCAGGCGTCGGCGAAGGCGCGAGGACCGGGCTGGCGAGCATCGTCACCGGCGGGTTGTTCACCGCGACCCTGTTCCTGACGCCGATCGCGGCCATCGTCCCGGCGCAGGCCGCGGCGCCCGCACTGGTGGTCATCGGCGGGATGATGATGGCGCAATGCGCGCGGATCCCTTGGCGGGACCTGGATTTCGCGATCCCGGTGTTCCTGACGATCGCGCTGATCCCGTTCACCTACTCGATCACCAACGGGATCGGCGCCGGGCTGGTCGCCTACGTGCTGATCAAGATCTGCAAGGGCAAGATCCGCGAGATCGGCTGGATCCTCGGGATCCTGGCCGCGGTGTTCGGGGTGTACTTCGGGATCGAAGGGATCATGTCGTGGTTCTGA
- a CDS encoding allophanate hydrolase-related protein — MVLMFLNGGGMRGGPLHEQLQGAPLCCVARSAPKYHYFSVGDRFPAMHEGGSASVVGEVYDLPLTVLRDHLVPAEPPELELGVIELEDGAACLATVLRSSYVDSPELADISSVGDWRAYLASR, encoded by the coding sequence GTGGTTCTGATGTTCCTCAACGGCGGCGGGATGCGTGGCGGACCGCTGCACGAACAGCTGCAGGGCGCGCCGTTGTGCTGCGTGGCCCGTTCCGCGCCCAAGTACCACTACTTCTCCGTGGGCGACCGGTTCCCGGCGATGCACGAGGGCGGCTCCGCTTCCGTCGTGGGCGAGGTCTACGACCTGCCGCTCACGGTGCTGCGGGATCACCTGGTCCCGGCCGAACCGCCGGAATTGGAGCTGGGCGTCATCGAACTGGAGGATGGCGCGGCCTGCCTCGCCACCGTCCTGCGTTCGTCCTATGTGGACTCACCCGAACTGGCCGACATCTCCTCCGTCGGCGATTGGCGGGCCTATCTCGCGTCCCGCTAG